The genomic stretch CAAAGCCTGCCATCCGTCGTCTCGCTCGTCGGGGAGGTGTGAAGCGCATTTCTGGACTCATGTACGAGGAAACACGAGGCGTTCTGAAGGTTTTCCTTGAGAACGTTGTCAAGGATTCTGTCACGTACACTGAGCACGCACGCAGGAAGACCGTCACGGCCCTCGATGTGGTCTACGCTCTCAAGCGTCAAGGAAAGACCCTCTATGGATTTGGCGCATAAAACAGCGGCAATCCATTCAAAACTACAGGTGTCATTCGACACCACCAAAAACAAAAAAGATTTCCAAACTGGCTGACTAGTCTAAGAATAATGCTCAGTGTCAATGAAAAATATATGAGTTGCGTTGTTGGATCCAAAGTTCCGAATTTGGAATATCACTTTTTGTATTAGCCTACTGAAATTAAATACTGGTGGCGTTTAAAAACGCCTGGTTTTTGAATCGTGGAGGAATTCATTTAGAGTTCCTGCGATGCAGCACCCTTGTCAGCCTTCTTCTTAAGGAGAACGGCGTGAATGTTAGGCAGAACACCACCGGCGGCAATGGTTGCGCGGCCGAGGTACTTGTTCAATTCCTCGTCATTCTTGACAGCGAGCTGGATATGACGTGGGATGATGCGGGTCTTCTTATTGTCACGAGCGGCATTTCCAGCGAGCTCGAGAAGTTCTGCAACGAGGTATTCCAGAACAGCAGCCATGTACACGGGAGCTCCAGCTCCAATGCGCTTGGCATAGCGACCCTTCTTTAAAAGTCGGCCCAAACGTCCAACGGGGAAGGTAAGACCAGCTTTTGCGGAACGAGACTTGGACCCACCGGTCTTCTTTCCTCGTGCACCCTTACCTTTTCCAGACATGATGATAATGGTATATGT from Pseudomonadales bacterium encodes the following:
- a CDS encoding NFYB/HAP3 family transcription factor subunit — protein: MLFNSVIFTVTTYTIIIMSGKGKGARGKKTGGSKSRSAKAGLTFPVGRLGRLLKKGRYAKRIGAGAPVYMAAVLEYLVAELLELAGNAARDNKKTRIIPRHIQLAVKNDEELNKYLGRATIAAGGVLPNIHAVLLKKKADKGAASQEL